Part of the Candidatus Thermoplasmatota archaeon genome, TTTTGCGCTTCCCGGCTAGCCCAGGCGCCGTCGAAGGGCGAGCGCGAGGAGGCCCAGCGTCGCCAGGGCCGCCCCCGCCTCGGCGCCCGGCGTGGGCGCGGGCGGTCCCCCGGAGGTCACAAGCACCGCTTGCGTGCGTTCGTTGTTGTCGTGGCGCGTCTCCTCCACGGTCCGCGCGGGGTTCGCTTTGGCGGCCAGCACGTGGTTTCCGGCGACGGCCGCCCAGGTGAATTCAGCCGTGGCGCCCGCGCCCGAGGCGACGGCGGGGAGGTTGCGTGTCTCGATCGTAGCGTCGTTCACGAGGAACTGCACGGCGACGTCCCGCGCGGGCCCGCGGCCGAGGTTCTCCACGCGCACGTGGACAAGAAGCGTCTCGCCCGCGCGTGGAAGCCGGGGTTCCCATTCGATGGCGACGACGGAAAGGTCGGCGGGCGGGACCCGCACGTCGAGCGCAAGCGTCGCATCGTTGTCGTCCTCGTTCGATTCGCGCACGCGGTCGTCGGGGTCCGCCGTGGCCACGACGGCGAGGCCCACGCGCAGCGGGATCGCCTCGGATCGCACGGCGACGGAGCCGCCGGGCGGGAGCGACGGCACGGCCGCCGACGACGCGGGGGTGGCCTCGCCGTCGGCCGGGGAAAAGCGCACGGTCGTTGCAGGCGACGGCGCGTTCCCGTCGTTGCGCACGATCACGGAGAAGACGGCCGTGTCCCCGGCGAAGAGGTTCCCTTCGGGCGCGGAGAGGTTGGCGAGGCGAAGATCGGGCCGTTGGCCCGCCGCCAGCACGTCCACGGCGGCCTCGAGGACGTTGTTGCTCTCGTTGGATTCGCGGACGTCCCCCTCCGCGTCCGTCTCGATCGCAAGCGTGGCGGCGTCGGCGCTTGCGCGCCAACTGAGGTTGAGGACCGTGCGATCGCCCGCCGCAAGGGCCGGCGTGGAAACCGGGGCCACCGT contains:
- a CDS encoding CARDB domain-containing protein, whose translation is LDVLPATAADLIVRELAFAGVLVEGDEVEFRAIVENVGDRAAGEFVVQFRIGATVLGSVAVPGLPAGAATAPVAAPNWTARAGTWTLTAFADATDTVVERSETNNTRALGVAVGSLATLPDLVPESVDWGGLPLNEGDLTTIRVTIANLGGSPAGPTTTRFTLGTVAPVSTPALAAGDRTVLNLSWRASADAATLAIETDAEGDVRESNESNNVLEAAVDVLAAGQRPDLRLANLSAPEGNLFAGDTAVFSVIVRNDGNAPSPATTVRFSPADGEATPASSAAVPSLPPGGSVAVRSEAIPLRVGLAVVATADPDDRVRESNEDDNDATLALDVRVPPADLSVVAIEWEPRLPRAGETLLVHVRVENLGRGPARDVAVQFLVNDATIETRNLPAVASGAGATAEFTWAAVAGNHVLAAKANPARTVEETRHDNNERTQAVLVTSGGPPAPTPGAEAGAALATLGLLALALRRRLG